In the Glycine max cultivar Williams 82 chromosome 6, Glycine_max_v4.0, whole genome shotgun sequence genome, GAACTGGGGCTGATTGGAATATTAGTTTGGATGAGGTTCATGGCTTGCAGCCATCTCACATGGAATAAGAATTTTAATGTAAAACCTCGGTAAACAATTATCCTTTCACTCCTTTTACTAATTATTCTTTCCATAGAAGTTCTTGTTTCATATCCATTGTGTGATAATTATACCACTGCTTTTGTTCTTGTTTtgttaacaaattatatttcCACTGTCTTACCTTGTTTCAAAAACAGATAGTTAAAGGGTTGGGAGAGACTCTGGTTGGGGCATATCCAGGACGTGCAACGACCTTCATTATGAAAAAAACAAACCTAAAATATCCAGTGGTAATGTTGATTGATCTTAATAGCTATTTATTAAACTATGCATCATTAAGTTGGATCATGTTAAATCACTTTGAATTAACTAGTTTTACAAAACATATTTCTTAAATTAACACGAAGCACAGCCATTCATGCATACACTCAAGAATGTTATGATTTGGTTATAGGTTACCAGTTACCCAAGCAAGCTAATGCGGTTGTACAGTAAGAAGTCCATTATATTCAGATCAGACTCCAATGCTGAGGACCTTGAAGGGTTTGCTGGTGCTGGTCTTTTTGACAGGTAAAATGTGTGGCACTTAAAATCAGATATAAATTAACAGTGTATTGTAATACTGATACACTTGAAATGTAGTTGGATGACTAAGCATTAGAATCTCTTCCCAGGgaaattgtaaaatttttacAATTGCATTTTCTGCTTGCTTGGATGTCATGCTACCTATAAGTTCTTGCTCAAATTTCTTGCAGTGTAATTATGGATAAGGTTGAGAAAGTTGTGCTAGACTACTCCAAGGATCCAATAATTGCTGATAAACCATTTCAAACCTCACTCTTCTCAAGAATTGCAAAGGCAGGAAAAATCTTAGAGGACCTTTATGGTTGCCCTCAGGACATTGAAGGAGTGGTTAAAGATGGGACAATATTTGTAGTTCAGGCAAGAccataaatttaatatcataaaatattgCCTGAAAATTTCCACTGTAATTGAATCTGTTGATATATGATATATGTCGACAAAGTCATGCTACCTGAGGTTAGATTTGCTTCCTAAGATGAATTTAACCTCTTATTGCACGAATTGAACAAGATAATGAGACATTATTGGCCTATTCTTGCTTCTTTTGTGTGTGTGCTAAAGTGAAAGTGAAAACCACAACTAAAAGACTAAGCACATTTGGGTAAAATAGTTTAACTCAGCACTTGTTCAATAAGCTTTTATCAATTGAGAATGTATTAATAAATTTGGTTGGGAAGCTTCTTgaactaaattaaaaagaacttattttgaaaagtttaaacTAGAAAGAGCCTATAAAGATCATAACCCACTGAGCAAACACCTAACTCTTAGCAAAGAGGACACCTACTTGATTAGCAGTTAAGTACATCGAAATAGTTACCATGATGGACTTTTGGACATGAAACCTGTGCAATAGTGGCCTTGCTGGAGAACATACTGTAGAATCTCATACCAGTCTTCTGCAACTAAAATCTAAATATCAGAAATAATGGCACCATATAGACATTTTTAATGATtgctttgaaaaatatatataggatGCTTTTTAATTTGCTGACATTGTAAATGATAATGTatcaaaattacattaaaaaatgattacgAGATAATCTTGttgcttaaaaaaatagataaaaattatacggtaaaatatgtttggaatccttataaaatttgaaaagtattaatttcgttttcatcaaatttttctaattaatttggtccctataaaaataaaatatattttgattgattctCAGTGATAATTCTGTTAGACGGTGATCTGACGTAACCAACAAACATATACGTGTAATTTGATTACaaatgaattaaacaatttGTGACAACTAAGATTccccaaaataaattaaaaaaaaaatttcggCTAAAAACCTccaaaaagttataattttattttcttgtatttttttatgaaaggaaTTAAGAAAGTAGAAAGACAAAGTAATTAAGTCATTTAGTCACGTCAGGTGAgaaattatttaacaaaactTCCACTAATgatcaacaaaaatatattttataaattaaaaataaagttgcaTGAGAACAAAATTAATACTTTCGAAATTTTACATAAccacaaacatattttacccaaaattataataatatgattatttaagtacttggaattaaaataaaattataaaatataatcacatttactttataatatattttaattaaacagaTTTTGTACAGTACATtgttcataaatatatatttttttaattcttattaatcatttaaagaataaaaagatttaATTGGTGTTACActcttcttttaaataaaattttagattcaAGGATTGTGAATGatgatgattataaaaaaagtactaTTTATGTCTCGTGATAttacaaacttaaaaaaaaatcacattagtGTCAATTAAATGGTTAGAGAATTAAATTAGTAGTCAGTAGATTATCTTTATCCTAAAAAAAGCGTtagtgtatttattatttataattataaagtcTGGACATAGTATATTATGTTATGTGATAGtaatcacaataataataatgactaTATAGATTGGTTattgacaaaataataaaataataataactattattaaaagaatgatattgttcaacaaaaattgattttttattacaatttttcaTTCTAAATAAGGTTATTGTTTAACAAAATTTGATATTGAAAGTCTAACATGATAAAGTTTGTTGCTAGTAAAATCTGATACTTATacaattttaagtatttaaacatttttttgttataggatacttttaattattattattattattattattattattattattattattattattattattattattattattattattattattattattattattattattacatcaCTGACAATATACCAACAATAATTGATATAAATGAATTTATGTCTCTTaatcttgaatttgaattctaaTTAATCTCTCCGTATGAAATAAATTGTATAATCATCAGTGAAAACAAATATATCACTGGCAGTATTGCTGACACATTTCTATCTCCTAGAAACTAAGAAGTATCAAACGCCTAATCCTCCTCATCCATCATCCACACTTTGAAGAACTAAACATTTAATGAAGTTTACTGGTTGATAGCGGGATTTTTCTTAGAAAAAAGGAAGCTCAATAGACTTATGTTTCATAATTTCTGAGAAGATAATATATAATGCTCTGTATTGGTGTGATAAGATAATGTGCAAAAtattcacacacaaaaaatgtactaaaataaatatcctGCTGCTCAGTACTTTCTACACGGGCATTATTCCTTTGAAAATGGTTTAGAATAATCTCTCTGTGCGAAAGAAGATATTGCTTTTATTctattttccaaaatataatcaaatgtaTATACATAATCATGTCAACCTCTAGGCTCCTATTTTCtactattttctaattaaattaagaagCCAAAAATTGAACATTGACCAGAAGCTACAGGAATATACAACCCGAAAACACACGTATGAGATGAACGCAAGGCTCTTCATCGATGACTGAAGTTGTCAAGGAATACAAATGTTAGATGTCCGATCGATGTTGCGTAGAAGATGTTAGATGTGAGATGAAAGCAAGCAAGGCTCTTTTTCACCGATGACTTAGGTTGCAACAGAAAATACACAATGAATAGCAATCAACATCAACCATGCAAGCATGCATGCATAGTCCCAAGTTCTCTTTCCATTCCAAGTGCCCCTCTGTTCAAGATGTATATAGCTTTCAACCGAGCCCCTTCCTTTAGAGTATTTAAGAACTAGATGAGATATGCATCATGCTCAGCTGAAAAGTAAGAAATCCTTTAGATGATTAATATTTCTATTCATGAAAATCTTCATATGGTGAGGATCCACTTGAATAATCACTGTCAAATGGAGTTGTCTCTCGTGGTGATGATGGTAGCGATTCTCTCTGTTGTGAAGTAGAACCTGAAAGAGATTCAAACTTCATTCCTCAAGTAATCAAATGAACATGAAGCGATTCGATtagcagaagaaaaaaataaatgtcagGAAATCAAATATCAAAACACAACACAGCCTTTGATAAAAAACAACACAGCTTTGAATGGTTAATTTCAAACCTAGACTCATTCGAAGAGTTGAGAAAGATAATGCGAGTTTATTGTAAATGTTAGATTCAAAAGGCCAGTATAATCTTGAATGTTAGGGGATTCAATCAACTAAAGTACTACATCCATCTCGTATTACATGTCAATGCTATTTTGAGTATTTTAGTTGTATCATAATATGTCATTTTAGATAACCaagaaaacattaattatttttcaattaataccCTCAATTTTTAGTATCTTCACTAAATACTTAAATTGATTCACAACTACATTCTAACTCTTTTAGTTACCTTAAAAGACAAATAATGAGAGGAAACAACACACAATCAttagagagtgagagagagaaagaggaaagTAGTTTAGGATAGATGGTCAAAGTATATACAGCACCTCACAAACAGCTTAAATTCATGCAAGTGTTattcatattaaaaatgatcattATAGCAACCACCATGAGTACGTAAGCAATCATGAGTAATCCAGCCAAGTAATAGAGAAATTACTGAAGTTAGAACCCATTATGCTTTTACTTTATTCAAGCAATCAGCTCTAAAGAATAGGATAATCCATGTTTAGAAAAAGAGCATTGCATAATCCAAAGAAAATTGCTACAACAATCCCTTAACAGATACAACGTAAAAGGCCAGAACATTCTTCCTAAAAACTTAAATTCTACTCGTCTTTCTTAATTAAGGAGGCAGAAAATTTAGGTGCAGTACCATAGGTACTTTGGTGTTGTTGATTAACCAAAATTGAGTTTCATTGAAGGTTGGTGTGGTGGGTTACTGAAATGAAACTTCAATTTTGATCCGAGAATAGAACCAAAAGGTCCTACGCACTGCACCTAAGTTATGTCTAAAGGAGAAATAGGACCTTCAATTTTCTGGCATACTTCCTCGCAAGTCCTAATCATTGGAGTTCTTCCTCAACAAACACATTTGGAAGTTCAAACCTACCTCCATAACAAGCCTTCTGTCTGGACAACTGACTAGCTGAACTCTATAACTAACAGAATTATTGCAGATGGAATTTTAGACCACAGGCTTCTCTTCTTTCAAGTACATGCAGGCCAAGTTCAGTAACAGTACCCATTTATGTTTAAACTGTAAATCACCTAATTTTAAATGGAATAGTTTTTAGGAATTCTTGGTGAACACATGGTATATCCTTTCACTGTGGAACAATTTCTCATCACCTGTTCAGATGGTTTTGGAAAGGCTTTACCATCAGTCTGGCTTTTGGGCATGGGCTGGTATTGTTTGGTGCTTGACTTCTTAAGAACAAAAGATCAATAAAGAAAAGGTTTTGGCAAGAGTAGAGTATGAACTTTATATCCGTAGCTATTTTTGAAATTCTCAGGCATATTTACTTGGAGAATGCCGGTACTTTCAAATGtctttttcaattatattagATTTGGGATATGATTGTGTTTAAGGCTTCTTTTTGGTGCTATGCTAATAGCTTTGTCAAGAGAATTTATATTACTAATATGTCTTAAAATGTGGATTTgaacctaactcaaccccaaaagctaacACATAGGGGGAGGATTGTcccccacttatatactctatatTGGCCTTATCTCTAGTCAATGTTGGGCTTGAGTTTTTTTCAATACACCCCTTACACTCAGCACTTTTGGGCTTGGTGTGTGGATGGCATGGTGGGTGGTCCATTTATTGGATTTAAGAAAGACTCTAATAACATCTTAGAATGTGAGGTTGGACCTATCTCAACCCCAAAAGTTAGCTCACACAGTGAGGATTGCCCCCCAATTATATGCACTCTATATTGGCCTTATCTCTAGCCAATGTGGACTTGGGTTTTTCCCAATAATATGTAGAGAGAAGGACAAGTTTGTTTCATCCTTACCTTGAGCAATTTtagtttgctttcttttttatccttGAGGGGAGATTTCTTAtccttttaataataattttttggccATACATATGTtctaaaaaatccaaaaaaacaaaaatatgtccATGAAACAATTGAATATTAACTAGACTGTctagaaaaacaataaaagcaaTAGCATGAAAGTGACAAATAAACCTTTCTGTCCTCTGGAACGGAACTTCTTAGTGTGCCTCCTAATAAGCTTTTTAGCTCTTGTAATCGTGAGCTGCCGAGCAAAAGGAGAGAAATCCATATCACTTTCACTCCAATCACCTTGAAAATCATTCTCTGCTTCTCCCCTCATAGTTCGGAGCACAAATGCCTTTGCCTTGCGGCGTTGAGTACTGAACAGTCCTCTAATGGATGTTACAAATCCATCACCTGCACCATCACTTGGACGCTTAGGCCAAGATGGTGGATATTGATCAGATTTTCCTGCCTGGCCTTCATTGTCACTTAAAATAAGATCAATTTCAGGAACACCAGCACCAGTGGGTCTATTAAATTTCCGACCCTACATAATCCATATAAAAGATACACATTTAAAGGATTTAGCAGAACAGTTAAAGTTTCCACCAAATAGACCCATGTTATCAATACAGTGCTTTTCTTGATTGCTAAAGGCTATTTTAAAGGAAATTGGAAAAACAATTTCACTCAACTTCTTTTTCTGTCAGTTTACTGTGACAGCATGTTTGTTTTATAACATCCACATAAATTTGCAGTGGTAGGTAAAAACAGCATATATGATTAAAAAGGAACAGGgttgtatataattattaacaacaaaatgaaaggaGGAGAAAGGAAACTGTAAGTCATTCATCACCTGCATTCCAGTTACAGACTTTAGGACTCCCCAGATGATGTGCTTCTTAACTCGCGAGAAGAGTCTTCGCCAAGTTCCAGTAAACTCGGTTCGATGAAATTGATCCATCAGTAATTTGAGATCATTTACAACAAATCTCTGCCCTTCATATGTAACCAATAACTCAACCTGTAAGAAATAATCCATGACATTTAgctgaaatttgaattattgCATCAGAAGTGATGATAGATAACAATTTTACCAAAAGGCCCAAAAATACCAACCTGACTAATTTTGATGTTGTGAAACTCCATCATCTTCCGTGGCCTAGATCTCTTCTCTTCATGTGATTTAGCcacctttttttcttcatgaGATGAGCGACCACCTTTCACACCTTTtgaatcttttgatttattcttaGCAGCTTCATCTTGTTGCTCAGTAGAACCAAATTGGCCATTTTTTGAGGAAGAAAAGCTTTGTAGCACAAGTTCATTAGCTACAGATTCTGCCACAGTCTCTTCCCAAGTTCTGTCAAAAGATGATGTCCTTCTCAACTCGGGGGTTGCACCATTGCCAGGGTTTGCTTTGACATTTTGTGTTTTGGATGCCTGCAAGAAGGTTTCAGAAACTCCTTGAGAAATGTAGCatctaaattaataaattgggagaacatgagaaaagaaaaatttattttcctcCCTAGCTCTCCATCAATGCAGACCAACGTTAGCATTTGCTGATATTATTAATAATCTGACCTGAGAACCATGTATTAGCAATTCATCAAATACTCACTTGAGCTGAGTCAACATGGGCTGGAGGCTGACTTGATGTGGGAAATAGCATTGCAGATATGCCAGATTTGGATGAAGCCTCAGACTCTTTTGTTGTGTGACTGTTTGAAGCAGAAGCTTCAAGAACTGATGAACCTTTCTTTACACGCCTTGCACCAGCAGTGGTTGAAACCTTCCAAACCTCCTAAACAAATAACCACTATTTTAACTTTTGACATGGTTCTTCTGCTAACTTAGCCTTGATTTTTTATACATCATAATATGAGATTTGTAATCTTAAACTAACCTGACGACGTTGGGAATCTTGTTCTTCTTCTGGGAAGAAATATTCCCACATCATTCTGTACATCGTCTCTGTTAAATGGATCTTAAGGGGATAAATCTCTATCTATAGTGAAAAGCAAGTTCATGTAAGAAACAGGCCAAACCAATCTAGACATTCTAAGCAATTGCAAGTTTAGCTACAGATTCTGAAAAACACACAATGCAGATTTAACATTTTCTAGCTCTTTGGTATTTACATTTACTCTGTCATTGCAATTGGCTGTtcaatatgtgaatatgaacttCACATTGCAATAGTTTTTTCAAAGAAAGGTGTATCGCGGTAATCATTGCAATGTGAACTAGCCACTTGTCGTGAGAGTTCCATAGATTCGACTCGTGGACTCAACTCGTAAgagtttcatataaaaataataacaaaatatttataaataacatatccattaaacatttcaacaatataataaagaaaaataataaacgataaatttcacaatacttaaataaccaagtttagtaatgcatcactactagataataacttgcagatattatagtagtggtagatcATTCCCATCgagagtttgatgttattagagaacaagggtttgatattattaaatgtgagaattttttttattcgggAACAACACACTAAATGAAGATATGTTGACTACTAAACAAACAGAAAACAATTcaaaatgacttatattttggtctaatttttttaacttgttgacTCGGTAgtaaactcgagagtctaccgagtttacttagagtttataaAGTCTACTAAAAAGAGAGTTTACACACGAGTCAACTCACAAAGGGTAAGTGGATTCGTAAACTCACAAGAGTTAACAAGTTAACTcaagagtttgataaccatgattACCTCAAAAAGTTCAAGGGGAGAATTCCCATCCTTTGGAGCTCCTTGTCGTGCATCCACTCGAAGCATCACTTTTCtggaaaagaatttcaaaaaggAGTAGTCATGCAATATGATACTTGCAGCAAATACAAACACAAATACAGCAGGATTTAATATGCAGTAGCTCacccttttaaaaaatttagtataaatCACAGTCACCGGAATGATACAAATCACAGTCAATTCATCACTGAATGACCCATTGGTGAGAATCAGTCAGTGGAATGATTTTTGGTGGAAAGAGAATGCAATGATAAATACTGAAATCTGAATGTTTTGGGATGGAAACAAGGCCAGAGCAACCTGGTTAAAGACTGCAAGATCTGGGACTGGAAACTAGCAGAGCCAAACTGCATCTGAGACAAGGACCAGGGCCTAATCTACAACAGAAAACAGGGCAAACCACATTTTGGACAAAAAACCGGTGGGGCTCAAACCGTGTCCAGGACAAGTGGCTAGTTCACATTTAGATGTGTTAAGAAAATCCAGCAGCATCAACAAACAGCACGAGGATATTTCATCCTGAAACACCTGAGGAAAGGTTGTTAGAGGCGACAAAAGCCACAGGTTAACAAGAGGAGAGAAATGATGCCAAACGCTGAAAATGCATGAGGCACAAGACCCAAAACTGATGAAGGGAAGGCAGATTGGAGACAAGGACAGTAGTGCAAGGTTGATGTTGTAGAGATCGGCAACAACGGCGGCTGAGACACGCATATGGAAATCAGGATACTATTGGATATTTCTCATTCATTCTAATAGTTTTACTTTATATGCAAGGAGGTACTTCCTTCTTAAACTTACAGAAAGTAATGGGTGAGGAGGGAGGAAGCTGTATTTTACAACCTTCTGGTGATGAAAACAGGAGGAGCACTTCTGACTTATTGTGCTTGTAGTCATGTAAAACTATATCATGACCACAAGCACAACAAATGGGTGaaggtagagagagagagagagagagagagagagggaaggAAGGATGGATTTGAATCAgaacctcaaaaaaaaaaaaaatcaaaacataacCTATCTCCAAAAGATTAACACAAtgtataaaatcatatttattaaaGCTGGATGTTGGACAAAGAAATGATCAGATCGCTGGTTCAGACTATCCAAAAAATTGATAGAGCAAAAAACCCATCAAGAACCAGCCTAAACTAGGTAAGAAATGGTGCAGAAAACCAATTTGAAccgctttaaatttttttattctgaaacatttttaaaataaatgaagacTCATGTATGGGATATATGTATAGACTGTTACAATTTAACtatttatgatgattttttttctcttgtagaACTTGTAATATGAACctcatgtaaatttaaatatttgcctaatttaactttttaacaatatactattttaatgtttaatttattatataataataaaaacatatatttttattgctgATTTAACCATGAACTATGAACTAGTACCTTCACCAATTCTATAGTTGGTCTAAAACCATTGATAGAGGTTAGAACAGCATGGCAACAAATATCATAACAACATAAGCACCAATTAAGAGAAAGTCCAATAAAATTACATACTTTCCCCATTCGGATGGAGGATTCCATGCTGACAAAAGCATATCTGACTTGACATTAGGCAGGCAGTTTCtgacaacaaaatattttgttgtaaACCGAGCAATGCCGACATCCTTGTAATCCCGGTCAAAGTCATATATCTAAGTATTTGGCAACATGAAACAGAATCAGAATAATCTTCCAAATTGTGACcaaaaagaaatgaattaagAAAGTTACATAACAAATTGCTAGCAAGGAACCATCATTCTCCGGAaaggaacaagaacaagaaagaaCAACCAAACTAGAAAAGACTAATGTGATTTTTCCATGATCCCCTCCCCCATAGCAGTAAGGGATAAAGCATTCAATGGCATACAAAGGTAGAAGGTAAACATTAGTCATGTAAGAATGCCTTCTATAT is a window encoding:
- the LOC121175044 gene encoding alpha-glucan water dikinase 2-like codes for the protein MRLYSKKSIIFRSDSNAEDLEGFAGAGLFDSVIMDKVEKVVLDYSKDPIIADKPFQTSLFSRIAKAGKILEDLYGCPQDIEGVVKDGTIFVVQARP